The following are encoded in a window of Myxocyprinus asiaticus isolate MX2 ecotype Aquarium Trade chromosome 17, UBuf_Myxa_2, whole genome shotgun sequence genomic DNA:
- the LOC127455372 gene encoding heterogeneous nuclear ribonucleoprotein Q-like isoform X1, translated as MATEHINGNGTDEPVDSSTAVSHSEHFQTLLDAGLLRKVAVKLDEIYIAGLVSHSDLDDRAIEALKEFNEEGALQVLLQFKDSDLSHVQNKSAFLCGVMKTYRQREKQGTKVSDSTKGPDEAKIKALLDRTGYTLDVTTGQRKYGGPPPGSTHAGVQPTVGTEIFVGKIPRDLFEDELVPLFEKAGPIWDLRLMMDPLSGLNRGYAFVTFCTKDAAQEAVKLCNNNEIRPGKHIGVCISVANNRLFVGSIPKSKTKDQIVEEFAKVTEGLNDVILYHQPDDKKKNRGFCFLEYEDHKTAAQARRRLMSGKVKVWGNVVTVEWADPIEDPDPEVMAKVKVLFVRNLASTVTEELLETTFCQFGKLERVKKLKDYAFIHFEERDGAVKALAEMHGKDLEGEQIEIVFAKPPDQKRKERKAQRQAAKTQLYDEYYYYGPPHMHPPTRARGRGARGYSYPHDYYSYEDYYDYYGYDYHNYRGGYDDPYYGYEDFQAHVRGRGNRGARGLSLTRGRGSTATRGRAAFSQRGSAGFSRGGRGSRGGFQQRCRLVRDAWMEQSWNNDRRF; from the exons GTCTCGTTTCACACAGTGATCTTGATGATCGAGCGATTGAAGCACTTAAAGAGTTCAACGAAGAGGGCGCGCTGCAAGTTCTCCTGCAGTTTAAAGACAGTGACCTCTCACACGTTCAA AATAAAAgtgcctttctgtgtggagtaaTGAAGACATACAGACAGAGGGAGAAGCAGGGGACCAAAGTGTCAGATTCCACTAAAGGACCAGATGAGGCCAAAATCAAA GCTTTGCTTGACAGAACTGGTTATACACTTGATGTCACGACCGGTCAAAGGAAGTATGGTGGCCCTCCTCCGGGGTCGACCCATGCAGGGGTACAGCCCACCGTTGGCACAGAG ATTTTTGTGGGAAAGATCCCAAGAGATCTGTTTGAGGATGAGCTGGTGCCTCTGTTTGAGAAAGCTGGACCCATATGGGATCTCCGTCTGATGATGGACCCTCTCAGTGGACTCAACCGAGGATATGCCTTTGTCACCTTCTGCACTAAAGATGCTGCTCAGGAGGCAGTCAAACTC TGTAACAACAATGAAATTCGACCGGGTAAACACATTGGTGTGTGCATCTCTGTTGCCAATAATCGTCTTTTTGTGGGGTCAATCCCCAAGAGCAAAACTAAGGACCAGATAGTGGAGGAGTTTGCCAAAGTGACTG AGGGCTTGAATGATGTCATCTTATACCATCAGCCCGATGACAAAAAGAAGAATCGAGGCTTCTGCTTCCTAGAGTACGAGGATCATAAAACAGCAGCTCAGGCGCGCCGCAGGTTAATGAGCGGTAAAGTGAAGGTTTGGGGGAATGTGGTTACTGTAGAATGGGCCGACCCCATAGAAGACCCCGACCCTGAGGTCATGGCAAAG GTCAAAGTCCTTTTTGTCAGAAATCTTGCAAGCACCGTAACGGAAGAACTTCTAGAGACGACGTTCTGTCAGTTTGGCAAACTGGAAAGAGTTAAGAAGTTGAAAGACTATGCTTTCATCCATTTTGAGGAGAGAGACGGGGCTGTAAAG GCGTTGGCTGAAATGCACGGGAAAGATTTAGAAGGAGAACAAATTGAAATTGTCTTTGCAAAGCCACCTGATCAGAAGAGGAAAGAGCGAAAGGCCCAGAGACAAGCTGCTAAAACGCAATT GTATGATGAATATTATTACTACGGGCCACCACATATGCATCCTCCAACAAGAGCACGAGGCAGAGGCGCTCGAGGTTATTCATATCCACACGACTATTACAGCTATGaagattattatgattattacgGCTATGACTATCACAACTACAGAGGAGGTTACGATGATCCGTACTACGGCTACGAAGACTTTCAAGCTCATGTGAGAGGAAGAGGCAACAGAGGGGCCCGGGGCCTTTCACTGACCAGAGGCCGCGGCTCCACCGCTACCCGAGGACGAGCCGCTTTCTCTCAGCGCGGAAGTGCGGGGTTCAGCCGAGGTGGCCGTGGCTCCAGAGGAGGCTTCCAGCAGAGATGTCGACTGGTACGTGATGCGTGGATGGAGCAGTCTTGGAACAATGACAGGAGGTTTTAA
- the LOC127455372 gene encoding heterogeneous nuclear ribonucleoprotein Q-like isoform X2 yields MATEHINGNGTDEPVDSSTAVSHSEHFQTLLDAGLLRKVAVKLDEIYIAGLVSHSDLDDRAIEALKEFNEEGALQVLLQFKDSDLSHVQNKSAFLCGVMKTYRQREKQGTKVSDSTKGPDEAKIKALLDRTGYTLDVTTGQRKYGGPPPGSTHAGVQPTVGTEIFVGKIPRDLFEDELVPLFEKAGPIWDLRLMMDPLSGLNRGYAFVTFCTKDAAQEAVKLCNNNEIRPGKHIGVCISVANNRLFVGSIPKSKTKDQIVEEFAKVTEGLNDVILYHQPDDKKKNRGFCFLEYEDHKTAAQARRRLMSGKVKVWGNVVTVEWADPIEDPDPEVMAKVKVLFVRNLASTVTEELLETTFCQFGKLERVKKLKDYAFIHFEERDGAVKALAEMHGKDLEGEQIEIVFAKPPDQKRKERKAQRQAAKTQLYDEYYYYGPPHMHPPTRARGRGARGYSYPHDYYSYEDYYDYYGYDYHNYRGGYDDPYYGYEDFQAHVRGRGNRGARGLSLTRGRGSTATRGRAAFSQRGSAGFSRGGRGSRGGFQQRCRLGKGVEAGPDQVV; encoded by the exons GTCTCGTTTCACACAGTGATCTTGATGATCGAGCGATTGAAGCACTTAAAGAGTTCAACGAAGAGGGCGCGCTGCAAGTTCTCCTGCAGTTTAAAGACAGTGACCTCTCACACGTTCAA AATAAAAgtgcctttctgtgtggagtaaTGAAGACATACAGACAGAGGGAGAAGCAGGGGACCAAAGTGTCAGATTCCACTAAAGGACCAGATGAGGCCAAAATCAAA GCTTTGCTTGACAGAACTGGTTATACACTTGATGTCACGACCGGTCAAAGGAAGTATGGTGGCCCTCCTCCGGGGTCGACCCATGCAGGGGTACAGCCCACCGTTGGCACAGAG ATTTTTGTGGGAAAGATCCCAAGAGATCTGTTTGAGGATGAGCTGGTGCCTCTGTTTGAGAAAGCTGGACCCATATGGGATCTCCGTCTGATGATGGACCCTCTCAGTGGACTCAACCGAGGATATGCCTTTGTCACCTTCTGCACTAAAGATGCTGCTCAGGAGGCAGTCAAACTC TGTAACAACAATGAAATTCGACCGGGTAAACACATTGGTGTGTGCATCTCTGTTGCCAATAATCGTCTTTTTGTGGGGTCAATCCCCAAGAGCAAAACTAAGGACCAGATAGTGGAGGAGTTTGCCAAAGTGACTG AGGGCTTGAATGATGTCATCTTATACCATCAGCCCGATGACAAAAAGAAGAATCGAGGCTTCTGCTTCCTAGAGTACGAGGATCATAAAACAGCAGCTCAGGCGCGCCGCAGGTTAATGAGCGGTAAAGTGAAGGTTTGGGGGAATGTGGTTACTGTAGAATGGGCCGACCCCATAGAAGACCCCGACCCTGAGGTCATGGCAAAG GTCAAAGTCCTTTTTGTCAGAAATCTTGCAAGCACCGTAACGGAAGAACTTCTAGAGACGACGTTCTGTCAGTTTGGCAAACTGGAAAGAGTTAAGAAGTTGAAAGACTATGCTTTCATCCATTTTGAGGAGAGAGACGGGGCTGTAAAG GCGTTGGCTGAAATGCACGGGAAAGATTTAGAAGGAGAACAAATTGAAATTGTCTTTGCAAAGCCACCTGATCAGAAGAGGAAAGAGCGAAAGGCCCAGAGACAAGCTGCTAAAACGCAATT GTATGATGAATATTATTACTACGGGCCACCACATATGCATCCTCCAACAAGAGCACGAGGCAGAGGCGCTCGAGGTTATTCATATCCACACGACTATTACAGCTATGaagattattatgattattacgGCTATGACTATCACAACTACAGAGGAGGTTACGATGATCCGTACTACGGCTACGAAGACTTTCAAGCTCATGTGAGAGGAAGAGGCAACAGAGGGGCCCGGGGCCTTTCACTGACCAGAGGCCGCGGCTCCACCGCTACCCGAGGACGAGCCGCTTTCTCTCAGCGCGGAAGTGCGGGGTTCAGCCGAGGTGGCCGTGGCTCCAGAGGAGGCTTCCAGCAGAGATGTCGACTG GGAAAGGGGGTCGAGGCTGGTCCTGACCAGGTAGTATGA